atttaaaaaaataccataacGTGGTCACTTCATTTAGCAAAGCCTTTAACACTGGGTTCGTTTTTGTATAAAGGAGCTTTTTAAGAAATCATAAAGAAATTTTGTatttatatagatagatatagatatatatgagcACTAGTTCATGTGACTGGAAATAAATATATACTTGAAATGTTAGACCCCAGAAAAGGGACCGAAGAAATGGGTTTATATGTAATGATGCTGATAAACTTCTTCTCAAAATGTTATTTAGCCAAGACCTGGTAGTCCTGATTTGTATGTTCATAACTTAGTCTCCACCTGATCCTTATCACTGATGCCAAGTTTCTCCAAGTCTCATAAAATATTAAATCTTGCCCAAACACAGACTACTATGCTgcataaaacagtattttatgcTAGGAATTGGTAAGCCTGTATGAAGGAAATACCTTTTGTCTGTGAGTCTGAAGTCATGTTTGCCTGAATGCAGTAGGATGAAGATGAATCTCTTTCCCTCACAGATCTTTCTCTATTTCATCCAActtttaacaacaaaaaacccccctcaTATGCCTTTTTTCTGGTCAAAAGTGTTGCTGCAATAATTTCTTTATGTGATTGAGAAAACATTCCCAgtcatttatttctttaatttcctGTGGGTTTGCTGCTTTGAATAAATTAACTGTGGGAAGTTAAAAGCAGTACAATGAATATCTGTATCTTCCTTTCTAGAAGACAATCTTTGGTATCGTGCTGCGGTTACAGAATATGTTTCTGAAGATTCTGTTTTGGTGAGCTATATAGATTATGGCAATTACGAAGTTCTTCCTCTGACTAGACTTCGTCCTGTAATTCCAAGATTAATGGGCTTGCCAGCTCAAGCCATAAGATGTGCCTTGGCAGGTATGAAATAAATGATAAGCTGTTTCAAACTGGATAGGGGCACAGTAAGTGGAGTTAGATAATGATCACACCTTTAGTATCTTATATTGAAATGTAGGGAGGATGGGGATAACAGTAGGCATGATTTCCAGATTTCTTGTTTGTTGGGCCATATCTACAAAACACAACAAATCTTTCCTAAAGTACCTGGTGACCTGCAGTTGTATGTTTGGAAAACATGGCTATATTAACACACCTGTTTAGGTTTTGtatgtgctcttttttttttcctaagcaaaaTTCAGTCATCTACTGGAGGTGTGGAATTCTTAAATCTGTTGTGGTTCTAACATTGcagtaaaatttcattttatatcTTGAAATTCAGAACTGTATCTGTCCCActcccttggggcaaatctagtGAAAGCACTAGTAGACCATTATTTATTAAATCCAAGTACTACAAAAGTAACTCATCCCCAATCCTCATGCTTGTAACAAGATTCCAAACCCAATTATTTAGACTATGAACTTTTGTAGTACTGCTGCTTAATCTTTTGTTGTAGGCAGTGTTACTGTACTTTTCCACATATTGTTGAGACTTGGACTGTCCTGAGAACCTTTCCATACTATCTGACTTTTTTAGGTGTAAAGCCATCACAAGGAACCTGGACCTCAAATCTTATTTCTTTTATGAACCAACTGGTGAAAGACAGAGTGTTCACAGTAAAAGTAGTGGATAAAGACAGTGATAGATGTGTGGTGGAGCTTGTAGATGCATCAGTTACTCCGGTAATAAATATATCAAGCTGTCTCATAGAGAAAGGCTGTGCAGCTGAGGAACCAAGGGTGGCCTTGCCAGCAATCGGAATGAGTGATGTTAAGAAAGCAGACGGTGAGTACGAGCATGTCCTGCGAATTGGCGTTATTTACGTCTACTGGAGTGGGTACAAAGAATGCAAGTTCTTGACTGGTAGGAACATTCCAGTCTGGCTCATGAATTCTAATCTTCGCAGCTCTGAAGTTCAGCCATGGCAACTTTGCCATGAGGAAATTGtgtgtttgcttgtgtgtgtgtgtgtgtgtatatgtgtatgcatACGTAACAACAACGTTGCAATTTTTGGAAGACAATACTAATATTTCACTTTCTCTGGTTAGAAGTGTTACAATTTCCAGGCAAAGCGGGATATGACTAGTTAGTACCTGCTTGTTCTTGTGCCCTTGTCTTTTAGCTTAAATAGTAATTAATCCTCATTGTTTTATGTTTTACACCTAAACCCTCACACAAAAAAGGCCATTTAGGTATCATCTTGAAGTTGTAAAGGCTACTGCAGTCAAATTTTCTAGGACTTTTGCATTTAGTGACCAAAGCTTCAATTTGAGAGATTCGCAAATTTTATGTCAGATTTCTCTGTGTTGTGGGAAGATTCCTAGCTTCTCTCATATGAGGCACGTTAAGCCCCTCTTTTCTATCCTGTGTCTGGTAAAACTGTTCTCCCCTAATCCATTTGTACTGAAAACTGGGGGAAGTCATCTTGTCAAGGCTCTGTCCAAATCCCTAAATTTTGATCTTCCTCACTAGATGGTTCATGGCCAGGACATGGCTATTCTTTGTCTTTGTTCATAAGGGTAAGGAATCCTGTATAAAATTCAAATTAACAGTAACTTCCATGGTTGTATCCAAATGCATTTTGGTCTATGGCCATCATCCTGGACCTGTTTTGTACTACTTAAGTTTCTTGGTTGCTTCtcaactttttaaaatttcttgcaTGGAGTGGGAGCTTTTATATGGAGGTTCTAAACAGATTAACAACTTTTGTCTCACGTTTTAAAACTTTTGCTTTTATATTGGAATTTCAACAGATACATTCTCTGTTGACttgcaaaatacattttcattagcTTGTTTGCTTTACTTAAACTTAGTGATTAAATCCGTGATTGCTGGATCCGTCATGCTGTAACTGTAGGTCTTAGTTAACTTGCCAAAAATTAAGAAACAGTGTTATATTTTGGTTTAGAGAATTAATTGGAAGAATAAGAAACTTTTTTCAGATATTAGAGTATAATATACAGTGCAAATTTCTGCAACCAGTCTTTCTGTTGATCTTTTTGTTGCTTCTCCTCCTTAGACCATTTCCAGTACTCTCACTGACAGCTgtttgcctcttctttcctctctagaggacacaacaaacaaaagaatTTGCAAGTGGAGTAAATTAACTCTTAAACAAACAGTAGATGTCGTAGTGTGTACGCTGTACGATCCTGGAGAGTTCTACTGTCAGATTTCAAATAAGAGTGGTAAGTTTATTCAGCTTGTTTCTTTCTGCAAGTTTCTTTGCTTCCTGATTTGACATTTATTATAGTTGTAACGCGTTACTGTTTCAAGTGAGCTTGGAGCACCAAGGCTTATCTCTGAGTTTTTGTATCTGAGAATACAAGCGGAATGATGAAGGAGTTGGATCATGGTATGTAGTGACTCTGAGACTGAAATCTGAAAATGTTGAAGGTAACCAGTTGAATAAAACTTAATCTAAGAATGTAGAGAAAAGTGAAAAGAGCTACCGTAACCTAGGCAAAGGGTATATAAACAAAAGATAGCAAGTAAGAGACATGTTTCCTGTGCCCATGCCAATATTGACTGGAGCTCACTTTCAGTACTCAGTCCTGTTCTAATTtataaaaacttacaaagatCCAAAAGAGATAAAATTacatgaaaatgagaaaacaaagctTTTGAAACTTGACCTCCCCTTGGATAAACTCAGGAAAACAATCATGTTCCTCTGTTTGCATGTATAAAGACTTCTGATAGCCGCTGCCTTTTTAACTTACTAGCAAGTGAGCATGGTGAAATTCAGTGGCTGGAAGTAGAAGCTAAATGCATTCAGATTAAAAATATAGGGCAGATGTTAGAAAATGAGGGAAGTATGTTCCTTGACTTATCTAAGGATAGTATAGATTCTTCATGGCTTATCACTTTTAAAACATGACTGAATTCCTCTCTAAAAGTGCTTTTATAGAAAAGCCTGAAGGACgtgatatttaaaaacaaacaaacaagtaagcAGGATGAGATCCTGTGATCTGTCACGGCTGTAAAATACACTTTATATTTTGGAGTGAAGGCTGCTTGTTGGATTAGTGGGAAGAATTACTGGTCATTTTGCTGTGGTCTTCCTGCTAATAAGACTGTCTAGTAAATTAAATAGCTAACTCAGTGTCAACAGGTGTTTTTTTGATTGAATTCTGAAATTCACAGAAAACTCACATAAAATCTTTTTTAAGTGAACAGTATTGATAAAGTTCAGGTCAGCTTATTTTGTTGATCTcgtccttttctttctttcttcataaTTTTCAGAGTTACTTGCTCTAAACTCGCTTAACAAATCATTGTCTGAATACTGTCAGAAAACACCACCGAATAATTTTAAGCCTGAGAACGGAGAaccttgctgtgctttttttcccagtaagtaacagattaaaatattttattgtttttacaGTGAACATATgtgaacataaagaaaaaaaagatagctGATAGCTTGCCTTGGCAGAAGGTAGTGAAGAATTGAATTTATTTACTAAAAAATAAATGGTGGTAAACTTACTAAATGTgtgaagtaattattttttctttaattagctGATGGCAAGTGGTACCGTGCTTTGGTGCAAAATGTTACTTCAGATGGAACTGTTAAAGTATGTTTTGTGGACTATGGAAACGTTGAGGAAGTACCATTGGATAAAATACGGCAGATCTCATCCTCATTCCTAAAACTTCCGTTTCAAGGAATTAAATGCTGGCTCTCAGGTGGATCTTCATATGGATTCTTTCTCTTATAAGACCTTTTGCATTTAGAAACTTGCTTGTTTGGGGGAAGGAGGTGATGACAGGGTATAGTTCACAGAACACTGGTTTgcactttgttgttttgtttttataataaatATCTGTGTTGCTTCCAGCCTCTGGAaattgtgggagctgttttagcCTTGTGACACCGCAGACTTGCATTTAACAGAAAAATGGTGGCTCTTCCCTGAGCTCCTGACTCTGCTTGTGGAACCACCTGCGTGgaggttacagaatcacagaatggttggggttggagatCTAGCCCAAcacacctgctgaagcaggttcacctggagtaAATCGTATAAGGATGCATCCAGGTTGCTTATGGATTTGCCAGTCAAAGGGAACTTGCTGTTTAGTTCTGCTTCATCTGTAATGCTTACTAGCTTTTTGTTGCCACCTTGCTAGGAGTAAATGTGCTTTTGTGCAACTTAATTATTTCTCGAAAGTTGTGCAGGCAAAGGAGCTCATCTGTTTTTATGAAGCAAGTTGTCCTGTCTCTGTAGGGGTGTTTCATATGATTCCTGCAGAGTTGGGCACCGTGCTGCTGTTTCTTAGTCTTCTCCCAGTTCTCTGCCCCTTTGTTTTCCACACCAAATCACTCAAAATTCTACAGAATTATTCTTTCTAATGTAGTctacttgttttaaaaataaaaactaggGGAAAAGCAAAAAGCTCAAAACTACATTTTTTCAAGGTGTCTTCAACCgtggtttgtgttggttttttttccaaacatttttttttctgctcctttGATAAAAAGGTTATATTAAACTAATTAATAAACAGCCTCAACAGTGTTGTTCTTGCTAAGGCACAAGGACTTACTTGGTAGAATAATGTAGAAAAAAAGCCTTGAGAGTCTTGAGGAAATGtctccctcttcctcctttcttctAAAAGAACACAAGTGAAGGGGATGAAGTACAATGTGTATTATTGAGGTAGTAAAAGTAGCTTTGGTATTTCAAGTagggctttaattttttttaagaaagcttatttttttaaaggaaaagataaTGCTGAAGACAGTTACTTAATGGAGATGTTTCGAGCAGTTCTCCTACTTCCTAGGTATAAAGCCAGGTGACAGCAAATGGATTCCAGAAGCTACAGCAAGATTTCACATGTACACTGCAGGGGTAAAGCTTCAAGCCAGAGTGACCTCCCTGTCCAGCGATGGCGCAGGTGTCGAGCTTATTGACAATTCCACAGGTCATCCAAAAGTGATAAATGAGATATTAACCTCTGAAAAATTGGCTGTAAAGGAAGTTCTAGAAGATACAAATAATTTTCCAAACACGTCCCTTGACAAAAAAGGTAATTAAATGAATGTTAACTTTCAGGTTGAACAAGAATTTTCACTATTCCAGTCTGTAATCGTGATCTTGCTGTTTAACTATAGTTCATATTAATAATAAATTTGTACAGTTTTGATGATGTTGTCAGCTTTTACAGCTGAACACAAGCTGCCCTGCAGGTGGCATTATAGACAAGAAGAGATGGGTAAAAATCACTGGGTTTGTCTTAAGTGAATTTTATTTGAATATTTGATAGTAGAGAGTTAGAAATTTGCTATGACTTGAACTtttcacatttactttccaaTATCTTATTTTTTGGATGCTTTTTTTGGTTTCCCCTTCTTGAAGTAAAGACGTACCGGTTGTctgtaaaatttaaaaagataCTCTGTAATAGTAACTTATAATACAAATGTGCTTGGAGGAAAGTGCTACACTTCATTTTCTTGCTATTTCTATTAGAAACCTCATGTGGACGCTGGAAGTCAATTGAATTCGCTGTGGGTGAATCTGTACGTGTCTGTGTAACCGAAGTTGTAAGCCCAGACTTGTTCTATGCTGTACCAGTTCAAGTTAAAGGTAAGAAAAAGTGTTCACTGTTCTTAATACCAATAAGAAGTCCTGTTGCAAACTAGTTAGTAAAATGAATGGCTATAGTGAATTGACAAAGGTGGGAGTGGGGGAGCTTAAGTGTGCTCTTCCTGATACCCAAATGTGGTTAGTTATCAAATGTCTTTTTTCTGTAGATCAAGAGAAGCTACATCAGCAGCTGGTTGAAATAGAAAGCTATTGCCGCTCTTGTAAGACCAAGCCCTTCAGACCACAGCTGGGAGAAGCCTGTTGTGCCCTGTTTTCAGGCGAGGCGATTGTTCATTCTTGCATTTCCTTGACCAGTGTAAAACGCGACTTTCATCTTTGCtttagaaaaagggaaaaaaacccaaaccaaacaactttaAAGTACTTACAGATCTCTTAATTCTGTTACAAAGGGTAGCTTGGCTACATCTTTAGGGCAAAGAAATCATGTGACACTTCAGGAGAGAAAATAAGGAATAGGATGTGCCCTGCAAACTCTATTGAGCTTTAAGAGGAAAGAACAGCTAATGACTGTTTAAGCTGAAATTTGTACTGTCCTGAATCACAGGGGCATGAAATTCATGGCAGAGCAATGGTGCACTTGCATCCATATAGACCTCctcctggttttgggggtgcctgggtggtggtggtggtggtgttgcttTGTGTGAGTGTGGGGTGGTGACACTGCCTGTGACAACTGATGATTCTGCCGTGTTAGCCTGGCAAGCTGCCTACGCTGACTGAACTGCTGTTCgagttaaaagtatttttaacagTGAGGGAACTTACTTTATTGTCTTAGTCTTTCATAAGAGGGGATGCTCCGCTGCTGTATtagttcaatattttaaaaaggagTAGCATTGACTTATAAATGTTGACTGCATGTGGATTGTTGCAGATCTGTCGAAGTACTGAAAATGAATTTGGGTGCTAGACAACAGTTCATGTAAAACAGGACAGATGAATTAACAGAAGTACTAGCCAGACCACAAGAGTATGCTTAAGTGTTTGACACTTAAGCTTCcactatttttgtttgtttgttttggctctTCAGCATAATTGAggaaaaaggattatttttttttactttttaattttggtTGTATTTTGAGAGGGAATATGCGTTGGAAAACAAGGGTAAGGAGCTACAAATACAGTCTGCAGACAGCCTTAAAACAGTATTTTAGTAAAAATCTGTATAATTTGGGCAGAAGTCTGAAAGCAATACTTAAATCTTTATGAATGCAGCAATCAGAAACTATTTGCTTGTTCTAGGGGCTTGCTTCTTGTCGATTGGCCTCTTGTATATACCAGAGTATTTAAACATTCCTGAAAAACTATACAGAttcttgttcttgggataagctGTGTTTGTAAGATGGTACTTCACATGTGATTCTTCTTGTCCCATTCTTTTCAGGTGATGGCCACTGGTACAGAGCTGTTGTTCTAAAAGTTTCTGAGTCTCTAGTGCAAGTACTATATGCAGACTATGGGAAGACAGAAATTTTACCCTTTTCAAAGGTGCTGCCTATCACTGAATCCTACTTAAAGCTGCCTTTTCAGACAATTACATGTTCACTTGCaggtaaaacaaaaacacaaccacacacacaaaaaccgaaacccaaacatacaaacaaaaacaaaaccaaaaaactaaacacacatacaaaaaagccaaaccaaaacaaaaaatactgaaCCAACAAACCAAAGATCCACACTCCTCCAAAAAACCCTGACTGGTTGTTTTCCTGGACATTATAAATCTGTATCTGTCCTGACGAGTGTTCATTCCTTAATAATGACAAACAATGTGATGATCTGCTGAAATGGTGTCCTGGTTAATACTGCAAAAGCTGGTTTAGAaagtatgtttttatttatttatctgtagaATAAGCTATTTATATTAGGAAAATTTAGCATCATATTTTCTAAAACAGTGATAGCACTATTTGTAAGAATCAAGTCATACCATAAAGGAATTATTTATAGAACAAACGTGATtgtactctatttttttttttgcaggaatAGAGAAAGCTGAGTGGTCTCCATTGTTATTGGACAAGTTAAAAGAAATGTTATTGAATCAATATGTCACAATTACAGTGAAAGGGATTAATGGAAATGTCAATTCAGTAACAGTGGAGAAACTTAAGGAAAATGGTAGTCTGAATGTAGCTCACGAACTGGTAATGGCAAGTTTGGCCAAATCCTGCAGGGCTGAAAACTTCAGTACTGGACATCAAGGTACTTACTTTCACTTAATTACTTCTTAATGTAAACTTCATTTGAAGATGTATGGGCATGTGGCATACCTAAGTGAGTTTCCTTCCAAAAATCTTAGAGAATTCCACACGTCACTTCTTTACTTAGGGAAGCAGTGTCTGTGTGTATTTTACTCATTCACTTGCTTTATTTATTGTAGGTGATGGAGGTGAGACCAAATGCTGCTGCACAGAATTAAAAATGCAAGTAAGATTCAGTCAAAGAACTACACAAAATTCTTCTTTCcagaatttaaaagaaacactTTGTGGGAAGCAAATGGAGTAGGGAGATAGTAGCTAACTGAAACATTGAAGATACGCCAAGTGAACATCCCAGTGCTTCTCAGTTTGTTTTATATGTGATAGTAATTAGAGCACCCTGAAACTTCATTAGCCTGTGTTTGCAGGCTGAGGATTGTTACTGTTGTTTGTTATATGAAGGTAGTTGTGACGTTTTGCATTAACTGTGTAATTTTGAGAAAgggcagctggattttttttcagtaatatggCTGTGCTTTGCTGTGGATACAACTTGGCACACAGCTGCACATGTAAGAAGATCGTTGCAATGTGTATTTTGGGTAGCAGAGATTAATATTAATATGTGCCACGGTTTCAGTCACGGAGCTAGGGCTGAGATTCTGAGTTCAGTAGAACACTGGAATTTGTAACAGTGTTTGCCAGTTGAAAGtctgggatttttcttttgaaaaaaaagtcacttacAAATATGGCATATTCCTGTAATTTTTGAAAGCTTTCTGGTTTTAAGCTTTCTGGTTTCTTATTTTTACCTAGACTATTTATGAAAAGTTAGAACTTCACTAAAAGTAACTTAAAGTATACCAGAAAAGATACATCAGCCTTTCTCAAAGTGAGGATCTTTGTTGGAAGAATGAGcaaaattttgaattttaaagaCAGAAACACCTTTTGAGGGTGGTTCAAACTTACCTCTCTCCAAAAAACATGCACTACACTGTTTCGAAGGTAGGGAAAGAGCATTTCTGTTCAAAGTCATTTAGACTTTTGCTGCTTCAGGGTAGGTGTAGTTACCAGGATTTAGTGGCAGAAAGGCAGGAAAACTGTGCTGTCCCTCAATGTAATTGATTCATCTCTCTCATTGTGGGCTAGTGaacctccttttcccttcccctctctatCTCTTTGATTTTACAGCTTGACCTACCTTATGTCTTTTCTAACTTCAGTTTGGTCACTGTCTGTTTTGTGTTATTCTCCCTTACTTGGGTAAGTTTGGTTCAGTGTCTCATGGCAGACAAAGAAAGGACAGAAGACTCCAGTATACCTGAAAATATCAGGAAATGGACATGTGTGAATAACCAAATTTAAGATCCTGATCTCAGTCCTAATTAGAATATTTCCTCAATTTGTTTTGAGGAAGCtgctgcttcagaaaaaaaaaaaagggggggagggtgGGGAGCAGGGGGAAGTCAGCTACAATTGTGCTGGCTTTTTCCCCTTCAGAAGATTTTACAGCACTGTATCCATTGAACTAATATGGAATTTAGCTGAGCTTGTAGCTTTAGGATCTACCCCAATATGAAatcagcaattaaaaaataaaaggattctATATGTCTAATTCTGTCTGCTTATTCCACAGCTTAAAAAGCATGAACAGATCCTACTCTTCCTTTTAAACAAGTATGGGAATCCAGATGGatttgctgaaatgaaaaatctcTTGGAGCACTAGGTCTCTGACATGCGCCGTTTCATTTCTACATAGACCAGGTTGCTGCAGTTCCTTTTTTGGAAGAGCAAGTGTATTCATCAGCTTAAAAAATAGTTGCTTTGTAGAAAGTCTGCTGTTTAAGtacatgtatttatttgtatgcTTGGGTTGTTGTGAAATAAGTATGTAACTTGAAGGATTTCAAAGCTGCAGGCTAAAATTtatgttctgtttttgttttatatCACCACATGCTGCTaagtttttttgcttttattttgctgttgaATGCACAGAACGGAATGGCTGTTGCATTGTGAGTCTGTTCTACAAACTTACCTTTGAAATGATTGTAAAGTTTACTTCAACTTTGGTACCCTTGCTTTTACTTGAAAAGCTGGATCTGACTTGGATTAATCTGCTTTCAACATAATTCCTTGTCTGAAGTTGGACTGAAGGTTGTTCTTCATAGATTTGGTTTAACTATCAGTAAAGGCGGAATCTTGTCTTGGACTGCATATAGGTAGCTCTCTCAAAAATCAATAAACATTTACATGTTTATTAACATGCTGTGTAATATGCATCTCTGAATATTATTTTGAAGTAAACTGTATTGCAGCTGCTTTGTCTGTAGCTGCATTGTCAGGATTTCTACCCCATCAAGTTTTTTCACATCATAATAGAAATGTCCTATTCTGGGATATGACAAAAATACTGACTCAAATTAACGGATTTTCAGTATTTCTCTAAAACGTAGTTGATACCTGATTGTCATTTCTGACTAATCCAGTGACAACATTAATAAGGGATGCCTAATTATTGTTCACAGAGCACAGTAGACATTTGTTTATTTAAACGTCAGGGTCAGCTTCTTTGTCCACTTAAAGTATATCTTCTAAGTTTGGGCTTTGTGCAAATTGGAAGGATCTTGAGATTAAACTTGTGTGgaagtgaaatatttttgtttgccttAATGTTTTATTACACTTCAATTGCCTCAGATATTTttcctgccttttattttttgttgcatCATATTCCTGCAGCAGCTAACAGTTAGACAAACGCACTTGGGTCTTCAGAATTCTGAACTACGGTTGTGTCTCGAGGGTCCTTTGACTTCCTGGGACAAATGCAACTTTCACAAGCGTTTGACCACATGCAACACAACCTGCTGATGCTTTAGTCCTCCCAACTTTCATGTTTGCTTTTCCACATACCATCTCTCCTGGCAACTAGTTGTTGCGTTTCAGAAGGTGACTTTGCGATAATCAAAAGCAATCCCTTTGTCTGCACTTCATcagcaggagaaaggaaaaatggaTCTTGGCTTGTTCTGCACAGGCAAAAACCCCTGGAAAGCAGTGGTTGGTGATTGCCTGGGAGATGCAAGTCTGGTGCAGCACAAATGTATCTGGCAATAATCCCTCTAgatgggaaggaaaggagaatggTTCAGAGACGTAGTTCACTCCTTAATTTCAGATGGAATCTTTGGGAACGCTGATGTAGAGACAAATGAAACGTGAAAACCTCTTGGACTTCTTTATGTAGCCTTGCATTcctctttctttgttttcctctgctaCTTTTAATCTGTAATTGAAATCTGTTTTTTGAATCGATAAACTATCAGCTATGGATTATATGATTCTAAATGCTAGTATAGAATCTAATTTGAAGTAAATTTCCATGTGTCTGAGGAAAGGGTATTATATGAAACAAACTTTAAGATTGATACTCCTGGTAAATAAAATAATCTGAACTCCTctctggagaagaggaaaagaaaagtgaACTGGAACTCTAGAATAACAGCACTTCTGAAGGGGAAGTAGTATGAATATAACAAATTATCTAACGCTGAAAACCAACAGGGTTTAAAATGATCTTAGAAGATCATTTTGATCTATGAATCACTGTTGCAGGAACTAGAATGTACTTTGACTGGGTTTAGCtgaaattttgtatttatttattatttagcaCTTGGTGCTTTGCGTTCCATTCCTAACTTCACATACTGTGAAGCAGATGCAAGGAGTGTTTTGCCTGCACAGACTACAAAGTTATCGATTGTGTTTAGTTTTGTGTGGGAAGAGATGTGCAAAGTGTTGCTGACTGAAAGTGCTCACTCTTGTGCAATTACCAGTACTTACAGGTGCCGGTGAAGCCTGCCAGGTCCAGGCAGTACAATGTTTTTTGGAGTCAATGTTCTCCCCAGAGCTGGACCACACTGTAGTGCCGGtgtgtttaattgctctggtGTTGCTTTCCTCCTTGGCTTTTATTGTGGGAGCTGCTTTTTGGTGGCGAGTGCATGGTGGGCTGGAATCTAGCCTGATTACCTGCCCTTTCCCTGGAGTCACACCTTTGCAGGGAAGAGAACAGCTCAACCCCGAGCAAGGTTCGGGTCCTGCATGCCCGTGGCACGGCTCGTCTTGTGTCTCCTTGCTGTGAGTTCCTGCATTGCTCAGCTCTCCAGGGTAAGGACTGTTCACAGGGTGAGCACGGAGGGCACCGCACGTCCCGCTGGggagaagtgaaaagcagaataAGGAAAGCTGACCTAGGAATGTGATCTGCTACTTCAGTACAGTTTCTGTTGGGGAATAATTTTATTACTAACTTAAGTGCCAGTTTATTCTTAAAAGCGTAGCTATTTAGAATTCCAAAATACATGAAGTTAACGCTTTTCAAATAACATTGACTCATAGAgttcttttctgcttctgcagTTGCGCATCTTCACGTGTAAAAATAAAAAGCCCACATTATTTAAAAATTGGCTGTCAATTATTCCTCTAGGTGTAGCAGGTTTTGGTCACATGAAGTAAGTTACTTTATGGCTGTTGGTGGTGCAAGGTAACCTGCAgtctgtggttttatttctgccTATCCCAGGGTGCTGACATCTGCTGTACTTGGTCTATT
The sequence above is drawn from the Patagioenas fasciata isolate bPatFas1 chromosome 8, bPatFas1.hap1, whole genome shotgun sequence genome and encodes:
- the TDRD1 gene encoding tudor domain-containing protein 1 isoform X1, coding for MMAEPLHLKNKGSSTGGVTIRGNLLLTAAADKGNTVSHSDLIHEKPKNLKYSSENVFSIGYDKSLFNSLVSPPQARTCHHCGLFGSLRCSQCKQIYYCSADCQKKDWRAHSVVCEPVKQNVSNNSGGMLPAKTETGVCLKGNSTSVDSLKTGEPSKKIMLSDLQTLGIKKAMEVQGTVTKFKSPSEFYIQMSSPKVLDQISKLSVKLQDCYANTVIQEQYFAVKGEVCVARCSSDQTWNRALVKDVDMSQKKAQVFYIDYGNEENIPLSWIKALHKDIELLFPPCAIKCSFAKYDPKEKGWNEVIASFSSQLMGKHCSVTVVDILQEEMMLSFSVDVVLDFGDCLEKVPLEMRSDLTPGGNAKGIDCLRVPENHSKGSKEKIPEDEEFLHCANSVANCISLCIGDVFSGVVSCIETPENFFCQQMHNARQLAELQVSLNEHCGKFSSSSAFHPAAGNVCCAQFTEDNLWYRAAVTEYVSEDSVLVSYIDYGNYEVLPLTRLRPVIPRLMGLPAQAIRCALAGVKPSQGTWTSNLISFMNQLVKDRVFTVKVVDKDSDRCVVELVDASVTPVINISSCLIEKGCAAEEPRVALPAIGMSDVKKADEDTTNKRICKWSKLTLKQTVDVVVCTLYDPGEFYCQISNKSELLALNSLNKSLSEYCQKTPPNNFKPENGEPCCAFFPTDGKWYRALVQNVTSDGTVKVCFVDYGNVEEVPLDKIRQISSSFLKLPFQGIKCWLSGIKPGDSKWIPEATARFHMYTAGVKLQARVTSLSSDGAGVELIDNSTGHPKVINEILTSEKLAVKEVLEDTNNFPNTSLDKKETSCGRWKSIEFAVGESVRVCVTEVVSPDLFYAVPVQVKDQEKLHQQLVEIESYCRSCKTKPFRPQLGEACCALFSGDGHWYRAVVLKVSESLVQVLYADYGKTEILPFSKVLPITESYLKLPFQTITCSLAGIEKAEWSPLLLDKLKEMLLNQYVTITVKGINGNVNSVTVEKLKENGSLNVAHELVMASLAKSCRAENFSTGHQGDGGETKCCCTELKMQLKKHEQILLFLLNKYGNPDGFAEMKNLLEH
- the TDRD1 gene encoding tudor domain-containing protein 1 isoform X2 — translated: MMAEPLHLKNKGSSTGGVTIRGNLLLTAAADKGNTVSHSDLIHEKPKNLKYSSENVFSIGYDKSLFNSLVSPPQARTCHHCGLFGSLRCSQCKQIYYCSADCQKKDWRAHSVVCEPVKQNVSNNSGGMLPAKTETGVCLKGNSTSVDSLKTGEPSKKIMLSDLQTLGIKKAMEVQGTVTKFKSPSEFYIQMSSPKVLDQISKLSVKLQDCYANTVIQEQYFAVKGEVCVARCSSDQTWNRALVKDVDMSQKKAQVFYIDYGNEENIPLSWIKALHKDIELLFPPCAIKCSFAKYDPKEKGWNEVIASFSSQLMGKHCSVTVVDILQEEMMLSFSVDVVLDFGDCLEKVPLEMRSDLTPGGNAKGIDCLRVPENHSKGSKEKIPEDEEFLHCANSVANCISLCIGDVFSGVVSCIETPENFFCQQMHNARQLAELQVSLNEHCGKFSSSSAFHPAAGNVCCAQFTEDNLWYRAAVTEYVSEDSVLVSYIDYGNYEVLPLTRLRPVIPRLMGLPAQAIRCALAGVKPSQGTWTSNLISFMNQLVKDRVFTVKVVDKDSDRCVVELVDASVTPVINISSCLIEKGCAAEEPRVALPAIGMSDVKKADEDTTNKRICKWSKLTLKQTVDVVVCTLYDPGEFYCQISNKSELLALNSLNKSLSEYCQKTPPNNFKPENGEPCCAFFPTDGKWYRALVQNVTSDGTVKVCFVDYGNVEEVPLDKIRQISSSFLKLPFQGIKCWLSGIKPGDSKWIPEATARFHMYTAGVKLQARVTSLSSDGAGVELIDNSTGHPKVINEILTSEKLAVKEVLEDTNNFPNTSLDKKETSCGRWKSIEFAVGESVRVCVTEVVSPDLFYAVPVQVKDQEKLHQQLVEIESYCRSCKTKPFRPQLGEACCALFSGDGHWYRAVVLKVSESLVQVLYADYGKTEILPFSKVLPITESYLKLPFQTITCSLAGIEKAEWSPLLLDKLKEMLLNQYVTITVKGINGNVNSVTVEKLKENGSLNVAHELVMASLAKSCRAENFSTGHQGDGGETKCCCTELKILKSMNRSYSSF